DNA sequence from the Leptospira limi genome:
CGATGGGTTTGTGCTTCCATCAAAAATACGTGCTTGTTTGATAAGAGTTTCTGCCATGATACCTCCAGAAAAACCATTCGAAATTATGGCAGATTGACAAAGATTTGTCAACGATTCCTGATGATTTGACTCAAGTTTCTCTGGACAAAACCCTTCTCTGTTCACTGATAGGTGAGAATCGATCGGCTAAGTTCCACTAACTCTGTTTCGGTGATTTCTCGATTGTTCTCTTTGGAAGAAATTGATTTTGCAACTGAGAACAAATGGTGAATTTCTTCTTTTGAAACTTCGATCCCTTTTTGGCGTAACAAAAATTCAATGGCTTTGTGGCCAGATTGGTTAGTGAACGAGATCGTTTCTTTGTCAAATCTACCTACAAATTCTGGTGAAAAGGTTCTATAAGCACCTTTGGTTTGGTTCATAGTTTTTGTGACTCCGTCTTGATGGATTCCTGATCGATGTGAGAAGATGTCTTCCCCGATGATGGGAGTTTTTTCTCCAATCGGAATTCCTGTTAATTCTGAAATTCGTTTTGCAGTTGGATAAATCCTATCAAAATGAATGTCCAAAGATTCACCATTTTGGTGTAAGGCAATCACTGTTTCATACAAATTAGTGTTACCCGCTCTTTCACCAAGTCCATTCAAAGCCACCTCTATTTGTTCTGCACCAACATACACAGACTCTACCGATGTAGCTGTTGCCATACCCAAATCATTATGTGTATGAATGGAAATCATTGCTTTGTCTCCAATGGTTTCCTTAATTTCTTTTACCATATTGACAAAAACCATCGGGCGATAACGTTCCACTGTATTTGGCAAGTTGATGATATTGGCACCTGCTTCAATAGCAGTCATAAATGCAAGTTTTGTGAATTCGAAGTTTTGGATGGCATCTCCAAAATGTTCCCCTGAAAATTGGATTTGGTGGTTGGGTCCAACAATGGAACGTGCAAAAGAAACAGAAGATTTGATTTTTTGAAGGACTTCTTTCTCAGAAATCTTTAACACATGTTTAATGGAAAAGTCACTTACAGGATAGACAATATGCATACGAGGTGAGTCTGCCTGTTGGATGGCTTCCCATGTAACAGCAATTTCTTTTTCATTGGCTCTCGACAAGGCAGCAATTGGTTTGCCCTTTGGTGCTCGTTTGGACAACACTTGGCAGGTAAAAAATTCGGATTCATTGGAAGAAGGAAATCCCACTTCAATACCATCTACGTTCATACTTACAAGTAAGTCGAAAACTTCGATTTTTTCGTTAAGTGTCCAAGGTCTTTTTAACGCTTGGTTTCCGTCCCTTAAAGTAACGTCTTGGATGTGAATGGTTTTTGGTTTCATGGTTCCTCCGTATTTCTCGATCTCACTACCGACCGGGGGAACAAATAAAAAAGCCCACTTCCCGGTTGGGAGTGGGCTTTGTCACATAGCACTCTCTCCCTCGAATTATAAGATTTCGAGGAGGAGGAGAAGCTGAATGTGTGCGAAAAATTTCATTGTTAACTTTTAGACGAACAAATCTCGGATTATCTGTCAACTTTTTTTAGCATTTTTCCTATCGAAACAAAACCAAGTAAAGAGCCAAAACCGATGGGGACAAGAAGGGTAAAGGAAAGTTTCCAAACCAAACCCATACCTACCGTAGTGAGGATACTGAATAAAAACAATAGAGAAAAAAGAGAACCAGTGATGGGAAGGTCCTTTTTCCCTTTGGCTAAAAAGAAAACAGCGATGGATGGGCCAAGTGTGTAAGAAAATATGGTGAGTCCCATTTCCAAAATTCCTTTTTCCCACGTGTCGACGAGGGCATAGGGAATGAGGCTAGCTAAAAAGAGAAGAACCCCAAAGAACAAAGACAAAATTCTCGGACTAAACCATTTGTCCATTTCCCAGTCGCGAGCCCAAGTGAGAGATAAGGAATTGATAGTGGAACTGAGAGTGGACATCGCACTGGCAAGGATAGCAGCAACAAGGATCCCAAGGAACGGAGATGGCACTTCCGTAATGATAAAATGACTAAACACCTTATCAGGCGGAATGGATTTTCCATCATAAAAAACAAATAAAAGAGATCCTATACACAAAAAGAGTAAAAATTGAAAGAAAACAACGATACCACTTCCGATCAAAATCTTTTGACCAGAGAGTAAATTTTTTGTCGCAATCACTCTTTGGACTAACATCAAATCAGTTCCATGAGAACCAATCGAGATAAAAGCTCCTCCAATGATGGCAAACAGAATGAAATAACTATTATCTCCTGTTTGGTTATAGTCGAAGACAAACACTTTCCATTTTCCGAGAGATTGTAAATGTTCAATTGCGTTTGAAAACTCTATACTTCCAAATTGCGAAAAAATCAATACGAGTGCAAATATCCCGCCAAAAATATAAATGATCCATTGTAAGACATCTGTAAAAACAATAGCTCTAAATCCACCAAACACAGAGTAAATGATGGTGGCTATGCTCAGAATTGTGAGAGCTAAAATTCCAAGTATCTCTGGTGATATAGAAAATCCCATTCGTTCCAAAAGAAAGGCAATCGGTAAGGAACTTACATACAAACGGATTCCATCACCGAGTAAACGTGAAATCGTAAATACAAAAGAGATTGTTTTTTGAGGGGGTTTTCCGAATCGATTTCCTACATATTCATATACTGAAATGGTATTCCCCGAAAAATAAGAGGGTAAAAGATACAAAGCGACTATGGTCCTTCCAAAAATATAACCAATAGCGATTTCTAAAAAACGAAAATCTGTTTTGTAAGATAAGGATGGAATACTTAAAAAAGTTAAACTAGAAGTTTCAGTTGCCACTAGAGATAACATTAAAAACACCCAATGGATTTCTTTTTTCGCTAAATAAAAGTCCTCTTCTTTCTGAGTGTTCTTTGCAAAGTGAAACCCAAAATAGAACACGATAATAAAATAAATCAATATGACAAAAATGTCCCAAATCATAAATTTCCTTTTACAAT
Encoded proteins:
- the leuA2 gene encoding 2-isopropylmalate synthase LeuA2, whose translation is MKPKTIHIQDVTLRDGNQALKRPWTLNEKIEVFDLLVSMNVDGIEVGFPSSNESEFFTCQVLSKRAPKGKPIAALSRANEKEIAVTWEAIQQADSPRMHIVYPVSDFSIKHVLKISEKEVLQKIKSSVSFARSIVGPNHQIQFSGEHFGDAIQNFEFTKLAFMTAIEAGANIINLPNTVERYRPMVFVNMVKEIKETIGDKAMISIHTHNDLGMATATSVESVYVGAEQIEVALNGLGERAGNTNLYETVIALHQNGESLDIHFDRIYPTAKRISELTGIPIGEKTPIIGEDIFSHRSGIHQDGVTKTMNQTKGAYRTFSPEFVGRFDKETISFTNQSGHKAIEFLLRQKGIEVSKEEIHHLFSVAKSISSKENNREITETELVELSRSILTYQ
- a CDS encoding sodium:solute symporter; protein product: MIWDIFVILIYFIIVFYFGFHFAKNTQKEEDFYLAKKEIHWVFLMLSLVATETSSLTFLSIPSLSYKTDFRFLEIAIGYIFGRTIVALYLLPSYFSGNTISVYEYVGNRFGKPPQKTISFVFTISRLLGDGIRLYVSSLPIAFLLERMGFSISPEILGILALTILSIATIIYSVFGGFRAIVFTDVLQWIIYIFGGIFALVLIFSQFGSIEFSNAIEHLQSLGKWKVFVFDYNQTGDNSYFILFAIIGGAFISIGSHGTDLMLVQRVIATKNLLSGQKILIGSGIVVFFQFLLFLCIGSLLFVFYDGKSIPPDKVFSHFIITEVPSPFLGILVAAILASAMSTLSSTINSLSLTWARDWEMDKWFSPRILSLFFGVLLFLASLIPYALVDTWEKGILEMGLTIFSYTLGPSIAVFFLAKGKKDLPITGSLFSLLFLFSILTTVGMGLVWKLSFTLLVPIGFGSLLGFVSIGKMLKKVDR